A genomic region of Papaver somniferum cultivar HN1 chromosome 7, ASM357369v1, whole genome shotgun sequence contains the following coding sequences:
- the LOC113298627 gene encoding E3 ubiquitin-protein ligase WAV3-like, whose product MASKWRKAKIALGLNLCVYVPRTREEEEEVGSSTSSSMEVTRRFSNATSLSPSYSSGSRHSESRLLPPTTPTPSSSGLRLGKSGYRSSKKTCAICLATMKPGHGHALFTAECSHTFHFHCIASNVKHGNQVCPVCRAKWKEVPFQGPTADLPSGSGRINPGDWPGDDAWMTVLRRLPPHRANSNRQMASALQAPEPTIFNDDEALDNQQQLQDKNFPIREVGDQYSVRPLEIKMYPEVSAVQRSTTLQNFTVLINLKAPITKSRNNLSRNQANFPPVSQASRAPVDLVTVLDVSGSMAGTKIALLKRAMGFVIQNLGPSDRLSVIAFSSTARRIFPLRRMTDSGRQQALQAVNALISNGGTNIAEALKKAAKVMEERREKNPVGSIILLSDGQDTYSASGPDRGHSRPNHQSRLSFSARNTGSSGFQIPVHAFGFGADHDAASMHSISENSGGTFSFIEAEGVIQDAFAQCIGGLLSVVVQDLRVSIECAYPGIHLNPLKAGSYGTRLLNHERTGIIDVGDLYADEERDFLVSVNLPAGDWSSEMTLLKVQCAYTDPVIKETLNSQPKEVRIQRPQTVKERVVSVEVDRQQNRVQAAEAMASASAAAEKGDLTNAVSILENCRRALSESISARVGDRLCVALDAELKEMQERMATRRMYEVSGRAYVLSGLSSHSWQRATARGDSTDNASLVHAYQTPSMVDMLTRSQTMLLGGSLPQPSVRPAKSFPLQPQPR is encoded by the exons ATGGCGAGTAAATGGAGAAAAGCCAAAATAGCACTCGGATTAAATCTTTGTGTTTATGTACCtagaacaagagaagaagaagaagaagtaggatCTTCTACTTCTTCATCAATGGAAGTTACTAGAAGGTTTTCTAATGCTACGTCACTCTCTCCTTCGTATTCTTCGGGTAGTAGACACTCTGAATCTAGATTATTACCACCAACTACACCAACACCTTCGTCTTCTGGTCTTCGGTTAGGCAAATCTGGATACAGATCCTCAAAG AAGACCTGTGCTATATGTCTGGCCACCATGAAGCCTGGCCATGGTCATGCTCTTTTCACCGCAGAATGTTCACATACATTTCATTTTCATTGCATTGCATCAAACGTGAAGCATGGGAACCAAGTTTGCCCTGTTTGCAGAGCAAAATGGAAGGAAGTTCCATTCCAAGGACCTACAGCAGATCTCCCCAGTGGAAGTGGCAGAATTAACCCAGGAGACTGGCCTGGAGATGATGCTTGGATGACAGTATTACGGCGGCTCCCTCCTCATCGTGCAAATTCCAATCGGCAAATGGCTTCTGCTTTACAGGCACCTGAGCCGACTATCTTTAATGACGATGAAGCTTTAGACAACCAACAGCAATTGCAAGATAAAAATTTCCCTATAAGAGAAGTTGGAGATCAATATTCCGTTAGACCTCTAGAGATCAAAATGTACCCTGAGGTCTCAGCTGTTCAGCGGTCAACTACCCTACAGAATTTCACTGTATTAATCAATCTTAAAGCTCCTATCACAAAATCAAGAAATAATTTGAGCAGAAACCAGGCCAACTTTCCACCAGTCTCTCAAGCTTCTCGTGCTCCAGTTGATCTCGTAACTGTGCTCGATGTTAGTGGAAGCATGGCAGGCACTAAGATTGCATTGCTAAAACGTGCGATGGGTTTTGTGATACAGAATCTTGGTCCGTCAGATAGGTTGTCAGTTATTGCCTTCTCATCTACGGCACGTCGAATATTCCCTCTCCGTCGAATGACTGATTCTGGTAGACAACAGGCACTTCAAGCTGTTAACGCTCTAATATCAAATGGTGGAACTAACATTGCTGAAGCACTGAAGAAGGCTGCCAAAGTGATGGAAGAGCGCAGGGAAAAGAACCCTGTTGGCAGCATCATATTGTTGTCAGATGGGCAGGATACATATAGTGCCAGTGGTCCTGATAGGGGCCACTCTAGGCCCAACCACCAGTCTCGTCTCTCATTTTCTGCGCGCAACACTGGCAGCTCAGGGTTTCAGATTCCAGTGCATGCATTTGGTTTTGGTGCAGACCACGACGCAGCCTCAATGCACTCAATTTCAGAAAATTCTGGTGGTACCTTTTCTTTTATAGAGGCCGAGGGTGTGATCCAGGATGCTTTCGCTCAGTGTATAGGTGGGCTCCTTAGTGTGGTTGTGCAGGATCTAAGAGTGAGTATTGAGTGTGCATACCCTGGTATACATCTCAACCCCTTAAAAGCCGGAAGTTATGGAACCCGCCTGCTCAATCATGAACGAACAGGTATTATAGACGTTGGGGATCTGtatgcagatgaagagagagatttcCTGGTATCAGTCAATCTCCCCGCAGGTGATTGGAGCAGTGAGATGACATTGTTGAAAGTGCAGTGTGCCTATACGGATCCGGTTATTAAAGAAACCTTGAATTCCCAACCCAAAGAAGTAAGAATACAGAGACCTCAAACTGTGAAGGAGAGAGTGGTTTCAGTTGAAGTTGACAGACAGCAAAACCGTGTTCAAGCAGCAGAGGCTATGGCCAGTGCGAGCGCTGCAGCTGAAAAAGGTGATTTAACTAATGCAGTTTCTATTCTTGAGAACTGTCGGAGGGCTTTATCAGAGAGTATATCGGCAAGAGTAGGCGATCGACTCTGTGTTGCGTTAGATGCAGAGCTCAAAGAGATGCAGGAAAGAATGGCAACCAGGAGAATGTATGAAGTATCTGGCAGAGCATATGTTCTCTCAGGACTAAGTTCACATTCATGGCAAAGAGCAACAGCACGCGGCGACTCAACAGATAACGCAAGCTTAGTACATGCTTACCAGACACCGTCCATGGTTGACATGCTCACACGATCTCAAACTATGTTACTAGGTGGTTCATTACCTCAACCATCTGTGCGACCTGCAAAATCATTCCCCCTCCAACCTCAACCAAGGTAA